ATTGCACTGATTCACATAACCGGATTCAATGAGGGTGCTTTCCCCCGCTAAGAGATCGAACGTGTATAAACAGCCCGAGCTGTTGTATACGAGATACTTGCCGTCATGAGTCCAATTCGGCGCTTCGATCAAGAAATCATATTCGGCCAGCACTTTACGCTCACCGCTTTGTACATCGACGATTTCTAAAATGCTGATCACGTTTCTTTCTTCTACCTGGCGTGGAACTTGTAAACGATTCATGGTTGACTCTCCCTATATGTTATGACTTTTTAAGCCCGAGGCTTGATATTCAAATTCACGCCCAAATCATCCTCGCTGTCGACAATCGTCCAGCTGCTGCCGGGGTAATAACCGATCGTCCGCATCGCATAGCCCATTTCCTCCAGCTCGCCGACGATGGCGTCACGTTGATCCCCCACCTGAAAGCCCAGATGATGCACCCCATTTCCATGCTTATCCAAAAATTCTCGAAAGGTGCTTTCATGCTCATCAGGCTCGTGCAGTTCAATGACGAATTGGCCAACTTGAATATTCGCCAGCTTCAGGCCGTAATAGGCAGGCTTCCCACGATACGTCAAATCGGGGTTGGCCGCAGGTGCTTGATAGCGAATTTCCGGCACGGGAATATTGAAAAATCTAGCCCACGTCTCGGCTGCCTTTTGGATATCTTTCACGACGATGGCGATCTGAATAAATCCGTCAAAGCTGATATTGTTCTTCAAGAGAACACCTTCCTTCTAGTAGGGTCATTCCTTCATCATTCCTTCACACTGCCCATGACAAGACCCGTTGTGAAATATTTTTGCAGATACGGATAGATGCACAGAATCGGGATCATCGCCAAAAACATCTGGGCTGCGCCTGTCGTGCGGGCACTAACCATGGATAAATACTTGGAGAGATTTCCGCTTAGATCTGTGTTATTGCGCATGAATTCCTGCGGATTCACAACAACTGTCTGCAAGTAAGTCTGCAGCGGGTAATTTTCGATACGATTCATATAGATCATACCGTCAA
This genomic window from Paenibacillus hexagrammi contains:
- a CDS encoding VOC family protein; translated protein: MKNNISFDGFIQIAIVVKDIQKAAETWARFFNIPVPEIRYQAPAANPDLTYRGKPAYYGLKLANIQVGQFVIELHEPDEHESTFREFLDKHGNGVHHLGFQVGDQRDAIVGELEEMGYAMRTIGYYPGSSWTIVDSEDDLGVNLNIKPRA